The Arachis ipaensis cultivar K30076 chromosome B07, Araip1.1, whole genome shotgun sequence genome includes a window with the following:
- the LOC107608174 gene encoding putative proline-rich receptor-like protein kinase PERK6: MSTTAIIGIAAASGFLLLVIILFFVVRARRKKREDAPIRYFTNTQPGGRGPGYNNNDGDHAMNIPPPPGAAWGTVGTAPTSGGGWGMNPNSQPYSGSMMSNSSGYSGGSQGSVYPPPHPSVALGFNQSTFTFEELSVATGGFSKENLLGQGGFGFVHRGVLPNGKEVAVKSLKANDAQGDREFQAEVETISRVHHRHLVSLVGYSLSEQRKILVYEFVPNKTLEYHLHGKGRPVMDWPTRLKIATGAAKGLAYLHEDCHPRIIHRDIKTANILLENNFDAKVADFGLAKFNQDTNTHVSTRVMGTFGYLAPEYASSGKLTEKSDVFSFGVMLLELITGRPPLDHTGDYEEDSLVDWARPLCAKALETGEFTGLVDPRLEENYDKQEMKNMVACAAASVRHSARRRAKMSQIVRVLEGDVSLDVLNNEGVKPGQSGVMGESGDYGSAAYSADMKRFRMLALGESGVASSEFGGTSEYGLNPSVSSSDLSTSTEYTRRL; the protein is encoded by the exons ATGAGCACGACGGCTATAATAGGAATCGCAGCTGCAAGTGGTTTCTTACTTCTTGTCATCATACTCTTCTTTGTCGTACGtgcaagaagaaagaaaagagaggacGCTCCCATTCGTTACTTCACTAATACACAACCTGGCG GACGAGGTCCGGGATACAATAATAATGATGGTGACCATGCTATGAATATACCTCCACCACCAGGTGCAGCATGGGGAACAGTAGGAACAGCACCAACATCAGGCGGAGGTTGGGGAATGAATCCCAATTCCCAGCCATACAGTGGAAGCATGATGAGCAACTCCAGTGGTTACTCTGGTGGTTCCCAGGGTTCAGTGTATCCACCCCCACACCCTTCAGTAGCTCTAGGATTCAACCAGAGCACCTTCACCTTTGAGGAGTTATCCGTTGCCACCGGTGGCTTTTCAAAGGAAAACCTGTTGGGTCAAGGTGGGTTTGGATTTGTGCACAGAGGTGTCCTCCCCAATGGTAAGGAAGTAGCGGTGAAGAGCCTCAAAGCCAATGATGCTCAAGGAGATAGAGAGTTTCAAGCTGAGGTTGAGACTATTAGCCGTGTCCATCATCGCCATCTTGTCTCACTTGTTGGCTATTCCCTTTCCGAACAAAGAAAGATCCTCGTCTATGAATTTGTTCCCAATAAAACCCTTGAATACCACCTTCATGGAAAGGGTCGGCCTGTCATGGATTGGCCAACTAGGCTTAAAATCGCCACAGGAGCAGCGAAAGGACTTGCTTACTTGCATGAGGATT GTCATCCTCGTATTATTCATAGAGACATAAAGACTGCCAACATTCTGCTTGAAAACAACTTTGATGCCAAA GTGGCTGATTTTGGATTGGCAAAGTTCAATCAAGACACTAACACTCATGTTTCAACTCGTGTGATGGGAACATTTGG GTATTTGGCTCCTGAGTATGCATCAAGTGGCAAGCTAACTGAAAAGTCTGATGTCTTCTCCTTCGGTGTTATGCTTCTGGAGCTGATTACAGGACGACCCCCACTGGACCACACTGGTGATTATGAAGAGGATAGTTTGGTTGATTGG GCTAGACCACTCTGTGCAAAAGCATTGGAAACAGGAGAATTTACAGGGCTAGTGGATCCACGTTTAGAGGAAAATTATGACAAGCAGGAAATGAAAAACATGGTGGCTTGCGCTGCTGCCAGTGTTAGGCACTCAGCAAGGAGACGCGCAAAAATGAGCCAG ATTGTGCGAGTGTTGGAGGGAGATGTCTCACTAGACGTCCTTAATAACGAAGGAGTTAAACCAGGGCAAAGTGGTGTCATGGGCGAAAGCGGTGATTATGGTTCTGCAGCATATAGCGCTGACATGAAGAGGTTCAGGATGCTAGCATTGGGAGAAAGTGGAGTTGCAAGCAGTGAGTTTGGTGGAACAAGCGAATATGGCCTCAATCCTTCTGTCTCAAGCAGTGACCTATCAACATCCACTGAATATACGAGGAGGCTATGA
- the LOC107609404 gene encoding guanine nucleotide-binding protein subunit beta: MSVAELKERHLAATQTVNNFRDRLKQKRLSLLDTDISGYAKSQGRTPVTFGPTDLVCCRTLQGHTGKVYSLDWTWEKNRIVSASQDGRLIVWNALTSQKTHAIKLPCAWVMTCAFSPTGQSVACGGLDSVCSIFNLNSAADRDGNLPVSRMLTGHKGYVSSCQYVPDEDTHLITASGDQTCVLWDITTGLRTSVFGGEFQSGHTSDVLSISINGSNSRMFVSGSCDSTARLWDTRVASRAVRTFHGHERDVNAVKFFPDGNRFGTGSDDGTCRLFDIRTGHQLQVYQQQHSENGTANVTSIAFSISGRLLFAGYTNGDCYVWDTLLAKVVLNLGSLQNSHVGRISCLGLSADGSALCTGSYDTNLKIWAFGGHRKVI, from the exons ATGTCCGTTGCAGAGCTGAAGGAGCGTCACTTGGCGGCTACACAGACCGTTAACAACTTCCGCGACCGATTAAAGCAGAAGCGCCTCTCTCTTCTCGACACTGACA TTTCCGGCTACGCCAAATCGCAGGGGAGAACTCCGGTGACCTTTGGACCCACCGATCTGGTTTGCTGCAGAACCCTCCAGGGTCACACCGGCAAGGTGTATTCATTGGATTGGACTTGGGAAAAGAATCGAATTGTTAGCGCCTCCCAAGACGGTAGGCTAATAGTCTGGAATGCGCTGACGAGCCAGAAGACTCATGCCATCAAGCTTCCTTGCGCATGGGTCATGACCTGTGCCTTCTCTCCAACCGGTCAATCCGTCGCGTGCGGCGGCCTCGACAGCGTCTGCTCCATTTTCAATCTCAATTCCGCCGCCGATAGGGACGGTAATCTCCCCGTATCGCGTATGCTTACCGGCCACAAGGGTTATGTCTCCTCTTGCCAGTATGTTCCTGATGAAGACACTCACTTAATCACTGCTTCTGGTGATCAGACTTGTGTTCTTTGGGACATCACTACTGGTCTTAGAACCTCTGTTTTCGGCGGTGAATTTCAGTCCGGTCACACTTCAGATGTGCTTAG CATTTCAATTAATGGATCCAACTCTAGAATGTTCGTGTCTGGTTCTTGTGATTCAACTGCCCGGTTATGGGATACTCGTGTGGCAAGTCGCGCAGTGAGGACATTTCATGGGCATGAGAGAGACGTTAATGCTGTCAAATTCTTCCCTGATGGGAATAGATTTGGAACCGGCTCGGATGATGGAACTTGCAGATTGTTTGATATCAGGACAGGGCACCAACTCCAAGTATATCAACAGCAGCATAGTGAAAATGGCACTGCAAATGTGACCTCCATAGCATTCTCCATATCAGGAAGGCTCCTTTTTGCTGGATACACTAATGGTGATTGCTATGTTTGGGACACTTTATTGGCAAAG GTTGTATTGAATTTAGGATCTCTTCAAAACTCTCATGTGGGCAGGATCAGCTGTTTAGGTTTGTCAGCTGATGGAAGTGCCTTGTGTACAGGAAGTTATGACACAAACTTAAAG ATATGGGCATTTGGAGGGCATAGGAAGGTGATCTGA